TGTGGATGGAGGAATTACTTTAATAAAGGAGAGGCTCTGCCATAAGAAGGTTCTTTTAGTTCTTGATGATGTCAATAAGGTGGAACAACTTCAAAAATTAGCAGGAGATAAGAATTGGTTTGGTCCAGGAAGTCGAATCATTATTACAACTAGAGATCAACATGTGCTAGGTACTCATGGAGTAGAAAGAAGATACAAGGTCCAAGAATTAAGTGCTGCTGATGCTCTTCAACTTCTTAGTTTGAATGCTTTCCATAAGTCTTATCCTGAAGAAGGGTATGAGGAGCTCATAAATAGTGTGGTTCAGTACGCCAAGGGCCTTCCCTTGGTTCTAGTGGTGTTGGGGTCTTTCCTATGTGGTAGAAGCAAACCTCAATGGGAAAGCACAATACGTAAAATGCAAAGAAGTCTTGACAAAGATATCTatgaaatacttaaaataagcTTTGATGCACTGGACGACAATGAGAAGGCTATCTTCCTTGATATTGCGTGTTTCTttaagggagaagagagagattttGTAACAAAAATTTGGGAAGCGAGTGATTTTGATCCAGTTATTGGAATACAAGTTCTCATCGAAAGATCTTTGGTGAATTTTGATCAACATGAACGATTGCAGATGCATGACGTGATACAATTGATGGGTAGGAAGATTGTTCATCAAGAATCTCCCGACGAGCCAGGAAAGCGAAGCCGATTATGGTCTCATGAGGATATTCTCCGTGTTCTTAAGGAAAATACGGTAAGAGCACTTTAGTCCACTTGTTCtatcaattttatcattttatcatttttcttctatCAATTGAGTCCTAATATTTTTTCCTCCACTTGTTCTATGATTTATTAGGGAACTTATAATGCAATTCAAGCCATAAAGCTAGATTTGTTCGGGCAAAAAGATATTTTGCTGAATCCTAGTGCGTTTACAAGAATGAAAAGGCTTAGACTGCTTCGAATCCGTCATGCACGCTTTTCAGAGAGTCCTAAAAGTTTGTCTAATGAGCTAATATTGCTTGATTGGGATGGATACCCATCACCATCTCTGCCGTCCAATTTTCATCCTCAGAAACTTGTTACTCTCAACATGCATCACAGTAAAATCAAGCAATTAGAAGGAATAAAGGTAAATATCTTATCTCTtttctagattttaaaataagaattcaaATGTATggatccatttttcttttcaaaaaatttacttgtaaaaaagaaattatattggtaattcttggaagctgatACAATATTGTTCCTTTCACCTTTATTTTCCAGGTTTGTGAAAATTtgagagaaataaaattttcttactgTGTATACTTGACGTGCATCCCTGATGTCTCAATAATGGCAAATCTTGAGAGTTTGAATGTTGAGGGCTGTCGCAATTTAGTTGAGGTTCATCAATCTGTTGGATTTTTAAACAAACTGTCTCTGTTGAATGTTCGATATTGCTGTAAACTTAGACGCCTTCCTGACCTGAAGTTGCCACATCTTCAAATCCTAGAACTTACTGGGTGCACAAGTCTGGAGAAATTTCCAAATATTGTTGGAGAAATTCCTCGTTTACGTGAACTTTGGTTAAATGACAGTCCCAATATTCAAGAACTGCCTTTGTCAGTTGAATATCTCATTGGGCTTCAAAGGATatcaatattttcattcaaGAACCTTAGAGATCTCCCTAGAAGCATTTCTAAGTTGCCACTTCTCAGGGAGCTTGTTCTTAGGCATTGCAGAAACCTTGGAAGGTTTCCAAAatcgtcgtcatcatcatcaacaaatTTGGGCTGGCTGGCTTCGTCAAAGGGGAACAAAACTCAAGATAAGAGCCACTCTGTTGGGTGGTTTCCAGCCTTGAGAAAGTTGAAAATCATGTACTGTAATCTAGAAGAAGTTGATTTCCTCAACAGTCTTCATTGCCTTTCCACGCTAGAAGAATTATATCTATCAGGAAACAATTTCGTTTGCCTCCCTGCATCATGTAACACTGGATTTACCCATTTGCGATCGCTTGCATTGTGGCATTGCAATGGGCTTCAACAAAAGAATGCAAGTAGTGATGTGTTTCCGAATGGTTTCGGAAAAATGATAACTACAATTAAAATTAGAGGAGGGGAGTTACCAGAATGGTTTCGGCATCAAACTAGGGAGATTGAGATGTGTTTCCGAGTGCCTCCACCTAAAAATGCCAAGTTAGCAGGTTTGGTTATCGGTCTTGCTTTCAAACCTCATTTTGAGCTCTCTTTCTGCTATTTGAGGGTGTCTATCATTATTAGTAATGGTCGTCAATCAACTCCCATAGCCAAATCCTACGAGGTTCCCTTTCATGGACATGAACTGGGATTAGATGGAGCACTGTGGCTGTTGTACCTTCCACGTGGTGCCCTTGAGTGGCGGGATGAGATCACCAATGAAATGGATCACTTTGGAGTTTCATATCAAATTCATTTACGGACACCATTTGTGAAGtgtgataaatataataacaggTTGGGAGTTCATTTTGAATTCGAGCAAAACGACAACATGGATGATGATGATCCTAACAATAAGATAGCTATCTTGGAGAACGATAATTGTTGCCAACTACAGCAACAGCTAGCAGAACAACATGAACGGGCAAAGCGTGGACAAAGCAAATTTCTTTctgatttgtgaaatattattttttgttttagaatttaaaaaaattgaattacttttgtgtttttatttaaaattttagaaaaattataatgactaTATAAtagtttacttttattttctaaaacgaGTGAATTTTATTACTTGGGGACTTTTAAAAAACATTCATTAagcctttcttttttttgacaTATCAGTGTTGGAATCTTATAATCGGTTGTCTTTACACTTCATTTGGTTGCTtttattattaactttttttaagaaattcattttaCACCTCTTTTG
This sequence is a window from Carya illinoinensis cultivar Pawnee chromosome 9, C.illinoinensisPawnee_v1, whole genome shotgun sequence. Protein-coding genes within it:
- the LOC122275958 gene encoding disease resistance protein RUN1-like isoform X2, whose product is MACRHESHFIQRIVEEISSILMKHTFLDVAKNPVGLDSHIVAMSELLSVENDDVRMVGIHGIGGIGKTTIAKAVYNSFALEFQSCCFLAEVRETTNGSGLVPLQEKLLSETLGMNTNFKVGSVDGGITLIKERLCHKKVLLVLDDVNKVEQLQKLAGDKNWFGPGSRIIITTRDQHVLGTHGVERRYKVQELSAADALQLLSLNAFHKSYPEEGYEELINSVVQYAKGLPLVLVVLGSFLCGRSKPQWESTIRKMQRSLDKDIYEILKISFDALDDNEKAIFLDIACFFKGEERDFVTKIWEASDFDPVIGIQVLIERSLVNFDQHERLQMHDVIQLMGRKIVHQESPDEPGKRSRLWSHEDILRVLKENTGTYNAIQAIKLDLFGQKDILLNPSAFTRMKRLRLLRIRHARFSESPKSLSNELILLDWDGYPSPSLPSNFHPQKLVTLNMHHSKIKQLEGIKVCENLREIKFSYCVYLTCIPDVSIMANLESLNVEGCRNLVEVHQSVGFLNKLSLLNVRYCCKLRRLPDLKLPHLQILELTGCTSLEKFPNIVGEIPRLRELWLNDSPNIQELPLSVEYLIGLQRISIFSFKNLRDLPRSISKLPLLRELVLRHCRNLGRFPKSSSSSSTNLGWLASSKGNKTQDKSHSVGWFPALRKLKIMYCNLEEVDFLNSLHCLSTLEELYLSGNNFVCLPASCNTGFTHLRSLALWHCNGLQQKNASSDVFPNGFGKMITTIKIRGGELPEWFRHQTREIEMCFRVPPPKNAKLAGLVIGLAFKPHFELSFCYLRVSIIISNGRQSTPIAKSYEVPFHGHELGLDGALWLLYLPRGALEWRDEITNEMDHFGVSYQIHLRTPFVKCDKYNNRLGVHFEFEQNDNMDDDDPNNKIAILENDNCCQLQQQLAEQHERAKRGQSKFLSDL
- the LOC122275958 gene encoding disease resistance protein RUN1-like isoform X1, coding for MAIPNVSFTSPSSSHPRIHDVFLSFRGDDTRNTFTGHLHHALIEKGIKTFIDDKDLRKGDEISKLLEAIEQSKISIIIFSKTYATSTWCLDELVKILECRKSIGQMVQPIFYDVDPSDVRKFVEVIDMHENKVKDDIQRVLRWKVALKEAANLSGWHLNNGHESHFIQRIVEEISSILMKHTFLDVAKNPVGLDSHIVAMSELLSVENDDVRMVGIHGIGGIGKTTIAKAVYNSFALEFQSCCFLAEVRETTNGSGLVPLQEKLLSETLGMNTNFKVGSVDGGITLIKERLCHKKVLLVLDDVNKVEQLQKLAGDKNWFGPGSRIIITTRDQHVLGTHGVERRYKVQELSAADALQLLSLNAFHKSYPEEGYEELINSVVQYAKGLPLVLVVLGSFLCGRSKPQWESTIRKMQRSLDKDIYEILKISFDALDDNEKAIFLDIACFFKGEERDFVTKIWEASDFDPVIGIQVLIERSLVNFDQHERLQMHDVIQLMGRKIVHQESPDEPGKRSRLWSHEDILRVLKENTGTYNAIQAIKLDLFGQKDILLNPSAFTRMKRLRLLRIRHARFSESPKSLSNELILLDWDGYPSPSLPSNFHPQKLVTLNMHHSKIKQLEGIKVCENLREIKFSYCVYLTCIPDVSIMANLESLNVEGCRNLVEVHQSVGFLNKLSLLNVRYCCKLRRLPDLKLPHLQILELTGCTSLEKFPNIVGEIPRLRELWLNDSPNIQELPLSVEYLIGLQRISIFSFKNLRDLPRSISKLPLLRELVLRHCRNLGRFPKSSSSSSTNLGWLASSKGNKTQDKSHSVGWFPALRKLKIMYCNLEEVDFLNSLHCLSTLEELYLSGNNFVCLPASCNTGFTHLRSLALWHCNGLQQKNASSDVFPNGFGKMITTIKIRGGELPEWFRHQTREIEMCFRVPPPKNAKLAGLVIGLAFKPHFELSFCYLRVSIIISNGRQSTPIAKSYEVPFHGHELGLDGALWLLYLPRGALEWRDEITNEMDHFGVSYQIHLRTPFVKCDKYNNRLGVHFEFEQNDNMDDDDPNNKIAILENDNCCQLQQQLAEQHERAKRGQSKFLSDL